AGCATGGGGCTGGCAGCGCCAGGGCTCTGAGGACAGTGGAGGATCCTCAGGTACAGCAGGAGTGGGGTCGTGCAGCTCGGCTAATTAGTGCTACTATTTCTCTCTCTGGCCTTTTCTCGGTTCATATCCATCTGGGACTCTTTTCAGTCATTATAGAGCTTTCCACcctcttgtgtttttttttttttcctctcctcctctgtcttCCAGATTTTTGCCACTGTTTCATGTTTCTGTCCAAGTTATTTGTCTCTTCTGTCTTGCTCCGGTCGTGGGAACATTAGTaatgtttttctgcagagcagGGTGGCTTAGAGACCGCCTCGCAGACCTGACAGCCATGCTAGTGCTGCTGGCAaaggctggagcagctcagccAGCCCCTGGGAAACGATCCCATTTATGGTTCATCACCATCTGATCTACCCACTGCTGCTTGCTCCCGCCTGGGCCCGACTGTGCCGCCGCTGTCCTTGGCCCTGCCGAGCCAGGCGGAGAGATGCAGCCCAGCCCGCTTGCTCCCCGCTCTcccgccaccgccgccccgCGTACGGCTGCGAAGGGAAGCGTGACTCACATGGGCCTCCCACCCATGAGTAACAGTGTTGGTCTATCATGTCTCAGCCAGCCGGGGCAGCTCGGAGGGAGAGCGGCTGCTTCCCCAGCGAGGTATGAAATAGGTCACTCTGTCCGAGATTGCAAGACACGGCAGCTACACGCAGCCTTGCATCAGATGCAGGGGCTGTACCCTGCTACGGGGGCAGGCAAGGAGGTACGCATGCGGGCAGACACAGGGTGCAGGGTTTCCTGTTAAGCACCAACATCGGTTCCTTCTTCCTTGCCCAAACCCGCTCCTTTTTGCCTGGGAAATGCACTGGGCCAGTGCGAAGCCAGAGAGGGAAAACAGGAGGAGGCAGTGGGAACATGAGGGGTGGAAACACAAAGTGGTTTTGTGCTTCTCAGGGTGGAAAGAGGCCCAGGTTATTAAATAGCAGGCAATTTTAGCATGACTTATTAATATTAGTTGTTTGTACTGGGAAGCGGTGCCTGAGGGCTCCCATTGCACTAATCATGTAACAAAAGCCGTGTTCCTAACACAAATAGCTTGTGTTTCAGCCTGTAGAGAACAAGCTGTCGCCTTCCCACTACCCCCTTTGAAAAAACAGTATGAAGATTGCACAGTCAAGCCCACAAAAattgggaaagggaaaaaaatgacattggGCTGTCCTAGGGTGCCATCACCTACACCCAGCCAGCCCGGTAACTCCATCAGCACCTTGGGCCCACACCGCCAGCTCTTCGTCTGCGGCTCCCCTGCTTCATCCCTGACCCCAGCAGGTCTGGCCATAGTGTAAGTGGTGATTTTTGTGTTGCCCTTGTGTTTGGGTGTATTAATGTCACATCACCTGTTTAGGCTagtggggggctgaggggtggGTTTTGTCCTGCCTCGCTGATCGGTGCTGTGTATCTCCCAGTGTatatttttcaggctttgcaAACTGCAGTTCTCTTGTGTATGTGCTCCTCTGAAGTAAGAAACCAATTTAATGGattcatttaattaatttacagCCTTGGCACTAAAGCACAGACTAAAGGTCAACAGCATCCATTAATTTTGGACGATAGAAACCATGACTGCCCTGCTACTTCTTGTTTTCCTGAGGACTTGGCATTATTTTATCACACGGAAACACAGGTCCTCCTGcccccagctgcagctttgcaCACACAGCTCTTCGTCGGCCCAGTCCCAAGTCGGGTGGGAGGACAGAAGAAatgccctgcagccccagcccttcccctaGCAGTGCTCACCCCTGCAAACACTGTGCCTGACCTCGCTCCGCCTGGCAGCATCTTCAGCTGCACCCTCGACACAGCAAACAGCCGTGGTAAGGAACGGGCAGGGGTCCCCACGGCATCTCCTGCCCTCTTGACAATCATCCTGATGTAGATCTAGCTGGTGGAGGAGCTACAACTAGGAAATGAGCATGTGTGAGGATGGTTAAAGGTAGTGGCATGATCCCACGGTGCAAGGAGCATGGAGAGGGGTGGGCAGTCCCGGTGCGTGGGCTCCCTTATTGGAGCAGGTGCGCAATGCTACTGACACGTGTTTAGCATGATGCCCCGCACCCGTGCCTGCATGCGCGCATGTCTTTAGTGCGTTAGTGTTTAAGAGGTGGGAGTCCCTCGTCTCCCACTAGCAGCAAAGGGCTGCTGGTAGGGCTCAGAAATGCTGCATTGACCTCTAAGGCCCTGACGGACGTGCTCTGTGGTCAGCATGGATCCTGCTGACCAGGGTCCATGGCACCCCCCAGTGCCATAGGCCTGCTTGTTTCCCCACTGCTCCGTCGTGTCCTTGTCCAAGGTTTGTCCCATCCCTGCCTCTGACCACCCACTGGTGGAGGAAGCCAGGCGGAAGCCACTGGCATCCCCTCGGTGAGCTGATGCTGGAGCACTGCCAGGCTCTGGGAGGATTTTGAGTTGCAGCGCATGAGATAAGGCAGCATGGCCACCATCAAGCaccctgtcctgctgcagggtCTCCTTCACCCCTACCAGACCACTCCCAggcctctcctcctgcctcatGGGCTTCTCAGCTGGGCAAGCTACACCTCTCCTTCTACCCTTTGTACCTCCCAAACCTTGAGCTCTGTGCTAAATGACAAAAGCTTAGTAAGAGCTGAAGGGtgaccacacacaaaaaaagatagTTTAACATACGCAAAAAACAACATAAGGTTACTCGCCTTGGCCTTGGAAATAGCTCAACCATTTTGGCTGAGGAGGGAGTAAGACAGATGCTGAGCACTGACAGCTCAAATGAGTGGCCTGGGTCTTGCTGAGGTACGAGCAACTAAAACAAAAGCTCCTGAAATGAGAACGGCTCAGCCACCTTAAAACCAAGCAGTGCTACAACTTCCATACTGTTAGCCCCAACTAACTTGCCATCACCCATGACTGCTACACTCAACAGCAACACTATGTCCAAAATTCCGGCTTTGTAGAATGCATCTAGTTGTTCTGCAGACCATGCAATAACACCTACACAATAACCACGCCAGAGGAGCTTCTCTTCCCGCTTCCCATGCTTCTTGGTGGGTGGCCGAGCCTTTCCAAGAAACTCTTGGTGAGCGAGGTATGAAAATGCAGCCCCCATATAACAGCCCAGAGTCTAGGGCAGCTTGGCTTTGACCTCTGAAACAACTGCTCTTGCAGCAGAGTTAACCAGGTTGGTTTCTCCCCTCCTTTCACACATTTTATCTGTGTGGCActgcagtttaatttatttctccACCCGGCACCCCCCAGCCATTTGCTTTAAAGGGAAGGTAAACGCCCTGTGTTGCATCCccatcagtttttaaaatgtgaatgaaaTGAAGCAATAGGCTgggaagcagaaacagaaaagcgAGCGACCATGAGTGGAAGCGATACACGCGCTGATTGCAACCAGGCTCTCCAGCCAAATGAAAAAATTACTCCCTCCCCCAAGGAGATATTTTAGAAGCTGAAAGCTAAGAACTTAAGTACAAAggcttttgtgtttttattgacattgtaagaaacattttttttctttgttacaaAAGAGCTAAGTGGTTCTGAAAGCAGAAGTACAGTTTATATGTACACAGTGCTACAGACCCTTCAGATCAACCTAAGGCTCGAGAAACATCAGATCATAACTGCAGGTTTATCAAATGAAGACCACTAAGGCCCATTACAGCCGAACACTATTCCTACCGTACGTAAATGtatttacacattttcttttttttttaaaaaaaaggattacaagctttataaaaaaaaaaagctaaaaaaaaaaagagaaaaaaaatgaacacatttttaTCTTACACATCTGCAGGACTGACAACAGTAACTGTTCCATAGGAGACATTCCACCAATTCAAGGACAATAACACGTGAATACCAGAGGTTTACAAGACGTTTCGGACACTATTAACAGTGGTATGTGCTATTAGCTGAATGGCGAGTACAGTCTCATCGGGAAAATTTGGCAACACATCTTGGTCCCTCTCTTTTACAGGATCAACACAAAATAAGGCACATACATTGCGAGAATATAAACACTGCTGTTCAGAAGGATGAGCCATTGCGCAACAGGCGTGGACGAGCTGATCGGCCATTTCAtcaaggggcgggggggaggcaaTGACTGGAAGCGAGCGAGCGAGCCAGCGTCTTGATGCACGTACCGTTTGGGGCCATTCTCCAAGGTGAGAATAACATCATGTGGATGTATGGGGCCATCATACTCACCAGCAAACCCCCTTTGGAAGCCCACCGCCTTCTCTGCAAAAAcacctttcctccacctgggtGGACCTGACAGATGAACTCTCCCTGGTGACTCCTACGTCATGGAAAGTAAAACTGCCTGGAGAAATACGCAGGCTGAGCGAGGTGGATTTGCCCAAGGCCAACAGTAATGGATCTGGAAGACCCCCCCCCAGAGCCATTAGAAGAAAAGGTCATTGAGACTCAGGCtgcaatgctttaaaaataggaaattcacaatattttttgcattttctagtACTCTAGGGTGAGTGGTGGGTTTCCAGCTGCTATGGCAATGCCAACTGATATGCCAGATACACAAAAGCAAGCTTTGGCTCTGTAACTGGAAGAGCAGGAGTAGAAGGGTGCCAGTAAACATATGAGCAATGACAGTGGGACTTTCCCCAGACTGCCACACATTGAGAAGGAGGTTGACAAGTGAAAGCTGGTGTCCAGCCGAACAGTGCCATGCTCAGAGACGCCAGTTTACCTTATCatcaaaacaaaccccagaccCAAGATAGCTGGGCTACGATGTATTGCTACCCTCGCAGGTACCAAAACAGGCTCTTAAGCATAAACCAGAAAAACGTGAGAAGATGCTAAAAGCTGAAAAGTGACACATGAACATAAGTAGCACATACGCTTAATGGTGAAAACGATACACCATTTGCACAAActccctggggacatggtggaGTCTCTGGTTCTTTGATTTTGCCAAATCAAAACAAGATGCCTTTCTGGAGTATGTGGTTTCGGCCAAGACACACTGTTGGCCCAAGAGAGGGGGGAAGTGAGTGATAAAGGTTTGTCAAATCCAGGAAGGCAAATTAGCTACTCAAACAGTCCCTTTTAGCCTTGAGCAGTATGAATGGCTCCTTCTAAGCCCTGATGGATCACATCTGTTAATAGCTTCCCAGCTTCAATTGGACCAGCAAATACAATTGTGAATTGGAaaattgagtttaaaaaaaggtttttttgttgggttttttttaatgtattggCTCTATAACAATAACAGGCTTCCCTCCCGAGCCACTTACTCCCAAGCTGGTCATAAGTCTCCCTGTTGAAACTGTTTATAAACATGTAATTGATGGCTTAATAAACAGCCAGCGATTGGTTACCGAGAACCATCTGAAacacctccagcacagcctttcctcatgCATACGCTGCTGTTTCTCAGCAGGGGTGTCAGCTGTATCATAGCACTGCAAACGTACAGCGTGGACACTGAAGCATCCCTCCGCCCCCAGTGACCTGCGTCCCTCCTCGCGCCGGCAGCAGGACAGGGGCAAGGGCTGCGTACCGGCAGCGGGGTCTCTACAGGGATGCCTCTGGGCGATGAGAGCGCACCAGGGAGCCGCTCTGCCACGCTGCAATAGCAAACCAACCTTTGCCACGGTGAGCTGTGCCCTATTCCCCCGGCAGCCCAGGGACCACTGCGGGAGGGCTGAGAGTTGGTCGTGGGCAAGGAGGTTGGGAAGGGAACCAGCAAAGGGTGaagagcaggacagaggaaTATGCATGCATGAGAGAGAGGAAGGCAGAAATGCTTAAAGCTACGGAGAAAGACAGGAGCTGGATGATGATAAAAGCTGTAGGATATTTACGTTTGTCTTGATTTCTGACATTCCAGCTCACAGTGCAAATCACTTGGTATGTGCTGTGATAAGCCCAAATATGGCCCCAGCACTGGATTCCTATGATGTTTTCCTACTGATTTACAGCTTCTTCCCCCGATTCTAACAGCTGTTAATAGATCAATGTTATCTGACATATCTGAGGTTGTATTCTTACACATTCCTCAAATGCCATGCCCTGAATCAGCTGgcatttcacctttttttacagtaaaaaaaaaaaaaaaaaagtgctatgGCCTTCTAGCCTATAGAAATCACCTTCTGGTGCTACTCCTAATTTTGACTGGgttaaagtatttcaaaattgaCCACACTCCCGCTTCTCATTGTATGTCTAACACTAGGCTCCTTACAGACATCAAATCCATGACTGTAAAGTGCCTGCACCATTTACATCCCATAGCAGCATTTTACTATCGGGATTTAACTGCTATCGGGATTTAAGTCTGCAAGGACTGGACTTGCATGCAGTTTCTAGGCGTGGGTGAACTTAAACCTTGGTCTCATGACTGTTCTCCATCCCAAACTGTTTACCCAGGGGCACTGTATGTTCAGGGGCACAGATGTGGAGCCCAGCAAAGCCAAAAGCACGCTAGAAGAGCTAGCGCTTATGGAGCAAATGCCATTCACCTCTACCAGTGAGCAGCTTTCACGACCACACTGCATTAGTTCCAATTTTTGCTGGTGTAACCAAGCCTGGGCATTGACCCACTGgtttgctttgaaatgaaatgcGTGTTGGTGACACTGAGAGAGGGAGGTTGGGTTGGTCTTTTTGAGTTTAGATTAGTTACCAGACATACTTGTTGTTCCACTtgtttctttgctatttttaatggcagtttacatttcttaattttgtaaATCCTGGATACAGTGGAAAAACATTTAAGATTATCAGATTGCTTGCAATCAGTTTGACTTATTTGACTAGTCTGAGAACTGGGCCATTCGTTTTCTACTTGTTTTACATGCTACGACCGCAATGCTTTTGAAGCCATAACTGTGTGTTATGTCAACGGgcatttacttattttaaaacatatgatCCATCCGCGAAGGTGTATGTGCTAAAAGGGATGTACAAGACAGTTCTCCTGGCAAAGGAATTGTTACTGCGAATAAGAACCAGTGGCTCAGCAAATTACAGCTCAactacttgcattaaaaaaaaaaaaaagtccccagAATGGAATACTGCAATTTTGTTATTTCACTGTATGAAATATTCCGTAAGACCCTGATCATCTCTCCACAAACGTGGTTTGCAATGAAGGGATTACAGACTACCCAAATCACCAAACATGTTCATAATTTTCCTATccagtcatttaaaaaaggCGGCTGAAAAACTGAATACCAAACACTGCAAAAGAGAGTTGGACTAAGAATAGCTTTCTGGTCCCCTCCTTGCTCTGAAATGGATTAAACATGACACAATCTCTGTATCATTATGCAAGGCAGTGACATctatctgtgtgtgtgtttacaaAAACCTTAAACATTTGCTAGGGATCAAAGGGCTGATGGTTTTACATTTCTTATTTGCTTGAACCTCCTAATTTCTTGTGCTCCACAACTCTCAAACTACAGCCTAGGGGTACCATGGCAGTGCATTTCTAAATTGGTTGTCCACCTCAGTGCGATGTATCCAATGCATCCAGAGAGGATTTCGTCACTGTATGCTCACTTTACATTGTGCCTGGTTATTTTCCCCCTATATGCTTAGGGGGGAAAATTGCAACAGTTTTACAAGGTCTAGTTTCTTTTGAGTAACAGAAAATTGCAAAGTCATTCATCAgacctttctttaaaaaaaaaaacaaaacaaaaacatgcacTTCACACGTTTACATTggtttacaattaaaaaaaaaagaaaaaggaagcatacagaCATTgaaaaagggggagagaaaaaagagagagagggagggaatgGGTGTAGCAATACTGAttcaaaactgaaatggaaGACAGTTTCTCCCTAGAACACTTTAGGGTTTTCAGAGTCCTTATTCCATAAAAGGAATATACTTGAAACACATCCCATTTAGGTGAGATGAGATTGCTAAAATACATACACAACTAAAAAATATGagtcttttttttcatctgttatctcctaagggttttttttttttcatgtctatTGCATAACAGCAAGAAacttgctttcttctgcaagTGAGGTCAACAAAGAGCTCATGTCCCCAATAGCCATGTTGGTTGTGCTTACGGGCATAGCTGGGAATGTAAGAGACGCTCGGGGAGTGGTGAGGCGTGAGGAATTGCGGGAGAGATTCTGAATGATACTCGGGCTCAGGGCTCCTGAAATTAAGCTGACGTGGTCCCCATCATCTATGATAGCATCAAAATCAATCTGCACACCCTCTAGGCTGTTGCTGTCAATGCTGTCAACTGTGCTCGACACTTGGTTAGCCCCTGGGGAAAGAAGCTCAGATGAGTTTGCAGTCGCAgtcccctgcagcaggcagttAGCTTCCGAACCAAAGAAAGAACCTGTTTTCATAGCTTGGTGGCTAAAGCCCGTGGTTTGGTCATATAACTGACCAGAGTAATTCTGCACGTTAGAGCAGAACTGCTGTGATTGACCTTGCATCTCCATCTTAATGGTGTTTACCCTGTACGTCTGGTTGCCATCACTTACGTGTCCTTGCTGTTGTGCCAAGTTGTTTCTCAACACGTTTTGCCGTCTGTTGCTGCTGTAATTAGAGCATGGCTGGTAACTTTTGCCCACCAACAAACCTGAAGGCTGGCTACCAATGGTGTGAGACACCGGTGGACAGCTCTGTGGCCCTTGATACAGGCTGCTTTGTGAGGTAGGACTAACCTGCCCTAGCATCATTTGACCGGATTGATTGACTCCCTGGTAATGAACGCCATCTCCAACTGGTTGGTTTTGCAAATATTCCTGTTCCATCATATTCCTGTTCTGCATCCCATTTGCCATACCGGTGGCTTGATCACTTGATGCCATGGGATGGCCGAAATTTTGCTGGTTCCCACTCACTGGCatattgctgcttctcagcTTCTGCCCTTGAACTGCCACACCACAGGAATTGTCCATTGCCCCAGACATCATTGCTTGCCTGGTGATGCTTTCACTGTAAGGCTTATTGGGCTGCACGCTGAAAGAACTACCGGCTCCGCTGCCAAGAACCGTGTTTTGCTGTAAACCGTAGGAACCGTTGTTTTCCACCAGGTTCTGATAGCCGTTCTGCTGGGCCATGTTGCTTCTCTCCAGGTTCTGCTGCTGAACCATCATATTGTTATACAGTCCAAAGGCCCGAGTCTGCTGCACTGCTGAGCGCTGACCGCATTTCAGTTTCGAAGGAGATAAGTCAGAACTTCCTGAGCTTACTTCATTCCACTGAATGGGCAAGTCGCTCTTGTTTGCCTCAGAGCCTGCCTGCTGACTGCTTGGTGGAGGGGCTTGGTCAAAGTTACCCGGGTTGTTGTTTCCTAACACTGAGCTGTGATGCATTTTGTTGCTGTCTAGGACATTGTTCAACAAGTGGTCGTACATGCCCTGGTTCTGGGAATTCAGATACTGAACCACGTCATCTGGCAGGAGATCCTCATCATTCAGACTGCCACCTGCTTCCATCGTAGCAGCCTCCAGGGCGACGTTCTCGCTGATGCTCGGAGGACAGGGGGAGCTGAAGCTGCGGAAGACGCCACCCTCAGAACGGGTATAGTTCTGAAGAACAAGGTTGCGCTTTTCCATGGATGGAGGCAAAGCAGGAGGGTTAAAGCTATTAAGACTGTTGAAACGCTGGACTCTAGGGACAGAGAGGTTGTCAGAAGCCATTCTTACTGGGTCGCTGGCTCTCCTCGTCCCATTTCCTAGAGCATCATGAGACAGAAAATGCCTCCTGCTGTAACCATTTGCCCCACCATCACTACATCTTCGAGGGGCATTCACTGGAGGCAGTGGAGATACTCCAGACTCCCTGCAGTCACCCAAGAGTGCCATCCTTGTTTTGAGGCTCATCCTCTCCATGTTAGGCAGTGGAGTTGGCGGGGGTCCACCAGTAGCTGCTGCATATTTAGCTTTCAGCCTGTATTGCTGGGCTGGGGTGAGGCTGAGAAGACTTGGCAGGTCATCACACTGGCTCGCTTCACTGGAGCGCCGGGAGGCATCCGTTGAGATGGGGTCATAGGAGTCTGCAACACTCACATTCTGTGGTCTTCCCTCTGCCTGGGAGGCATCGCTGGACCTCCGGCTGGAGAAGCAAGGTGAGATTCCAGAAGACCTGCGGCTGCTCAAGTAAGCTGAACTGATTGTGCTAGTATTGCTGTCCCTCCTGTTCAGCATGTTCAACACAGTGATGTCCGTACTTGAAAGTTCGTTCCTGTTTGGCAGAATAGTCATGGATCCTCCTacactgcagctgctgttcGACTGGGTACCTGGAGGTAAAATTCACAGTTAAACAAACGGGCATCACCCAGAAACTGGTACAGAAAACACCCAGTAAAGAAGTGGAGTATAGAGGAAAAGCCTGCATCATCACAGCAAATCATAACAGTGCCCTTTATTGAAAGAAGTAGGGATAAAAACTGTGTCCTTAGGTTAAAAGCTAATTCAGAGACTCAAGGGTAACATTTCAGTGTGAATCCCAACACAAAATTTATAGGCCATAGCCACAAACTGTCATCATCTGGTGTAGTCCTCTGGCCTGCAGTGCAGCTACGCTGACTGATGTGCCAGAAGGACGCATTCGTAAGGGAGCTTTTTATAGGCAAAATATAATTGAACAGGCATTTGCATGGAATGGCAAAATATACAAATTGGAGGCTATTCAAGGTCATTTCTAAGACTTCTTGAAATATTCTTGAAATAAATCCTAACAACTGCAAAACATCTTTGCTggtttccttgttttgttttgtttttaagtaaacagactaaatttattaatttacttAGTTTCTTTCAATTGAACGAATTTCAGAAAACCTGGGCTGTTGCTGCTGGGTGGAGCGCAGAAAACCTACAGGCACGTTGTAGGCAATGTAGAGGCAGCAGGGACATACATTTTGGCAATGAGCAGCTCCTTGTACAAAAAAAACTATGGATCTTCAGGGTTCAATCTTGCCCTGCTCCATTCATGGATATTTGCCCTTTGTAGCCGTAGAATTGGTAGATATGATTACTTACATGTGTGGAAACAGTTTATTTAAAGGGCAGCCCAACGCATCTATGCAAAGGGTGCCTTGTTAAGGCTTCATCTGAAAGACTTCCATACAATAAACTGGCAGGTATTTTTCACCTGCCTTGCCTCAAAACAAGACAGGATTATGATGATCTTGGGTCCAAACCTTTAACTGTAGGGAATATTTCAAACGTGATGCATGGTTCCCCTGCTGGCTCCCATTCTGTAAAACATGGGACTATCTGACTTCTCTCAGGGTGGATAGTGGGACTTGTAATGAGGGGATAAACAAAAAGTGATCAATTTACAAACCATTCTCACAGCTGATGAGTTTCATAAGCTGCACTACTATTTTGCAAGGGTTGCAAGATTGTGCTAGCAAGCAATGAATTTAAGGACAGAAAGTGTTACCACTCCCACTATGTGTATCTCACCATTTCCTATGAGAGGCGGCAAGGTTGGGGCTTTGGAAGGTGGAACGGGGTTCAGTCTTGGAAGCATTCCATTAACTTGTTTCAACCTTTCTAATTTCACTTGCTCCATCCATTTGGTCCCTGTCATATTCCTCCTGGCCTGTAAGCCAAGTGCTGTGGTGGCTGTGGAAATGGTAGAGTCCATGATTGGGGTTTCATCGATGACACTGAGGTCTCCTACACTACCGCCACCGGTCAGAGTAAGCTCGATCCCATTGTTGGAATAGTTGCTGATGGGGGACTGTTCGCTGCTGCATGTAGACTGACCACCAGGGCTTGGCTGAGATGTCTGTTGAAGTGAGGTAAGAAACAACAGAACGTCAGGATTAAGCAAACAATGTTAACAAAGAACTTGAAGCAAATGCAGGTCTAAATGGagccaaagaaaaccaaatgtaaagaaaagttTAGCGTTAAATGATGGTGATCATTCATTAAGAGGCTTTCTAGAATATTGATTTTAACTGCAATGAATGCCATTGCAAAACTCGAGATTAAAATCCACTTTAATATCTTGCTGATAGTATACATTATACCTACATGagacatttatttcagttattccCGTAATTGTTTCTATCACTTCATGTCATTCGTGAGCACGTATGTATGGATACTCTATTTTGGGTCTGCACTGTTCCCAGTTGAAACTGCAGGTCAATAAACCAAATCAGAACTCAACCACGTTACAAGGTCTAATTTAGACTGCTACGCTtgcagcaaacaaacaaacaaacaagactCCAACAACACtggaatttgggtttttttctttaattagacTTGTGGCTAAAGAATGTAAGTATTTTCCAAGCTTAAGGCTCATTGTTACGAGCAGCGGTTGGCCTGAAATGCTGGCATGTAATAAAACAGGGACAAAGCATCAGTGCAAAAATACTGTATCGTATTATTAGCATCCTGTGACCCTGGCAGCACGCTCTAACTTATACCATCTCTGCCCTGAATCAAGAAGGCGATAATCTACTGAATCAAATCCTTTGTTTCACTAGAATTTATGAATTTAGATTTAGAATTTAAGTACACAGTACAGCCTGCTAATCGATGGGTATATAAACCACCGCAATAGCTTCTTCTTTCTTAACAGACTGTTCCCTGCTGCTCTAGCAAAATTCTTGCTGTGGGGAAACACAggcttgatttattttttatactcATAAAGTTCTCATAAAAGAATGGGAAAATTTCTCTGACAAACTGAAACACTCAGACAGATAGACTGACAGACAAAACAGacagcaagacagacagaaatctCTGGACGTAATATCTTCATGTAGGTTGTACCAGTATGATCACAAATCCGTGAGGCATGCAGTATCATTTTGCTCCCAAGAACAGTTTCATGTAAGTATTttgctttgggggtttttcttgggtttttaaattttttttttccctgtcagcctgtgatttttttgcacattttacTGATGAATGCTGGCTACAATTTCTGAGGTAGCAGTGACAGCTCTCACTCTTAACATCAGTGAATGAAGACACAGATTCATGGGAATACTGTAGCTTCATATGCCCCTGAGGAGTCCATTAAGATGCAAtaactattttattatttctaactTGAACGATGATACTTAGAATTTATGAGGCCACACTGAGCATGTTCATTTCCAAATCCTGGCCATGGCAGATTTGGTGACAAGAATAGAAATAACTGTTATGACATGGAAGAGAGTTTGTGCTTCTGGGCAATAGCTCCATGCCCTATGGAAGAAGAGTACTAATGGTCAGAAGCCTGTTCTTGTAGCCATGTGTCAAGATCACAGTGAGGTAGGTTACAGAAGTAAGA
This sequence is a window from Pelecanus crispus isolate bPelCri1 chromosome 2, bPelCri1.pri, whole genome shotgun sequence. Protein-coding genes within it:
- the GLI3 gene encoding transcriptional activator GLI3 isoform X1, with the translated sequence MEAQSHSSTTTEKKKVENSIVKCSSRTDVSEKAVASSTTSNEDESPGQTYHRERRNAITMQPQGGQGLGKISEEPSTSSEERASLIKKEIHGSISHLPEPSVPYRGTLFTMDPRNGYMDPHYHPPHLFPAFHPPVPIDARHHEGRYHYEPSPIPPLHVPSALSSSPTYSELPFLRISPHRNPAATSESPFSTPHPYINPYMDYIRSLHSSPSLSMISAARGLSPTDAPHAGVSPAEYYHQMALLAGQRSPYADIIPSAATAGAGALHMEYLHAMDSARFPSPRLSARPSRKRTLSISPLSDHSFDLQTMIRTSPNSLVTILNNSRSSSSASGSYGHLSASAISPALSFTYPPTPVSLQQMHQQIISRQQTLGSAFGHSPPLIHPAPTFPTQRPIPGIPSVLNPVQVSSGPSESTQQNKPTSESAVSSTGDPMHNKRSKIKPDEDLPSPGAGSVQEQPEGMTLVKEEGDKDESKQEPEVVYETNCHWEGCSREFDTQEQLVHHINNDHIHGEKKEFVCRWLDCSREQKPFKAQYMLVVHMRRHTGEKPHKCTFEGCTKAYSRLENLKTHLRSHTGEKPYVCEHEGCNKAFSNASDRAKHQNRTHSNEKPYVCKIPGCTKRYTDPSSLRKHVKTVHGPEAHVTKKQRGDVHPRPPPPRDPGSHSQTRSPGHQTQGAIGEQKDLSNTTSKREECLQVKAVKSEKPMTSQPSPGGQSTCSSEQSPISNYSNNGIELTLTGGGSVGDLSVIDETPIMDSTISTATTALGLQARRNMTGTKWMEQVKLERLKQVNGMLPRLNPVPPSKAPTLPPLIGNGTQSNSSCSVGGSMTILPNRNELSSTDITVLNMLNRRDSNTSTISSAYLSSRRSSGISPCFSSRRSSDASQAEGRPQNVSVADSYDPISTDASRRSSEASQCDDLPSLLSLTPAQQYRLKAKYAAATGGPPPTPLPNMERMSLKTRMALLGDCRESGVSPLPPVNAPRRCSDGGANGYSRRHFLSHDALGNGTRRASDPVRMASDNLSVPRVQRFNSLNSFNPPALPPSMEKRNLVLQNYTRSEGGVFRSFSSPCPPSISENVALEAATMEAGGSLNDEDLLPDDVVQYLNSQNQGMYDHLLNNVLDSNKMHHSSVLGNNNPGNFDQAPPPSSQQAGSEANKSDLPIQWNEVSSGSSDLSPSKLKCGQRSAVQQTRAFGLYNNMMVQQQNLERSNMAQQNGYQNLVENNGSYGLQQNTVLGSGAGSSFSVQPNKPYSESITRQAMMSGAMDNSCGVAVQGQKLRSSNMPVSGNQQNFGHPMASSDQATGMANGMQNRNMMEQEYLQNQPVGDGVHYQGVNQSGQMMLGQVSPTSQSSLYQGPQSCPPVSHTIGSQPSGLLVGKSYQPCSNYSSNRRQNVLRNNLAQQQGHVSDGNQTYRVNTIKMEMQGQSQQFCSNVQNYSGQLYDQTTGFSHQAMKTGSFFGSEANCLLQGTATANSSELLSPGANQVSSTVDSIDSNSLEGVQIDFDAIIDDGDHVSLISGALSPSIIQNLSRNSSRLTTPRASLTFPAMPVSTTNMAIGDMSSLLTSLAEESKFLAVMQ